DNA from Pseudomonas putida:
CGCAGATAGCGGTACCGGCGTGCATCGGCAGCCATCTGAACGTGCTCGTCGATGTTGAACATCGCGACAGGCTGTTCCCGTACTGCCACCGCTGGCGCCAGCGCCTCCATCAGCGGCCATATGGCATCCAGAGCCTCATCGAACTGCTCCCACATTTCTTCGCTTGGGTCGCCGCCGTGATCGCAGACCGCGCGCAAGCCGCCGACCTTGACGTTGATCAGGCGCAGCAGGTCGTACATCTCCCGGGCGTGAGCAACCAGCAGCGGATGCATGCCCAGGGCGCGTTCGCAGTACTCCATGGCGTGGCCGTGCTCTTCACGCTCCATGCCCATGTCGAATGCTTTCTGCTCAAGGTAGGCCAGCATGTCGCCCGCGCTGACACCGGCGATCACTGCTGTGAACCCTTCCGCCTGGAACTCATCGCCAAGCTTCAGGAAGGGCAGGATAGGGGCCAGTGAGCCGCCATCTACTGGGCGCAGCACCAAGGTGATCTTTTCAGGCGTTTGCATGTGGAACTCCCTTGGCTTCTGCTGCCTGGGCGAGCGCATCAAGAAGGGCATTGGCACGGGCGCGGCCATCCAGTTCATTGCGGATCGCGGTAACGATGAGTGAGTTCATCAAGCGATCATCTGCGTCGGCTGCCGCTGCCACCTGGTCGCGCATGCCGTCGGGGAGGCGAACCACAAATTTGTCGGCGGTACGGCTGTCGTATTCAAAAGCCATGGCGTGTCTCCTTCGAGATTGTCTGGTCCTGACCGCCGGGCGTGCGCCCAGCGGAAGAAATGAAGAACTGAATTACTGAAGAATTCTGCGGACGGGGCGGACGAGAAACTCGTTGCTCTTGTGGCTGTCGTAGAGCCAGCCACCCTCAAAGTCCACGAAGTAGGCGTTGTGGGCGGAGCGCTGCGAACTCGACACGTACCAGGCCTTCTCGAACGAGTCAGGCAGGTACAGATAGCTGTGGTGCAGCTCGCCAATGGCAGGCAGATAGAAGTCGTTGTGGCCGTCGCAGGTGAAGGTGTATGCCGCATCTGCAGCCGGGTGCGAGCCGTCGCGATTGACCAGAATGGCGGTGTTGGCGCGGCCGTCGATCTGGTTGGCGGCCTCGACCTCGGTGCCGTACTCGCCATAGGCGTGCTTGCCTACGTCCTGGGCCGCGAAGATCAGGTGGCACAGGCCCTCGGGGTAAAGGCGCAGGCCGCCGTAGATGCCGCCCTGGCCGGGCCAGTATTCGCCGATGGCTGGCGGGGTGAGCTTTGTCCCGGCAGGCTGGGCTGCCAAGGCAGCAGCGAAATCAGCGATCGTTTCCTGGGCCAGGTCAGGCGTCGGGAGCGAAAGATTGAAGTTGATGGCGCCGATGGCGATCAGTGGGGATTGCTGTTCCATGGGGAATTCCTCTTTGATCGGGGCGACGGTGGTCGCCCCGCTACTGGTTACTTGATGCCGATGAAGGGCAGCGGGGCCTGGCCGCCGGTGTAGGTGGGCAGCTTTCCGTCCCACTTCTCCACGGCGTTGAGGGTCACCACGTCGGGGTTGGCACGCAGGGCCTGGGCGCGCACCTCGATCGCCTGGGCGTCGGCCTTCGCAATAAGCAGCTTGGCGTCGGCCTCGCCTTGGGCGCGGGCGCGCTCCTTGTCAGCTTCGGCCTTAGCCTGAGCAACCTCGTTGCGGCGCTGCTCTGCCATCTGGGTGGCCTGGATCTTGGCGTTCAGGCTGGCGGTCACCTGCGGCGGCAGAGCCAAGTCGGATGCGTAGTAGATCCGTTCAAGGTTGATGCCGATCGGCTCGACTTGAGCGCGGACCCGCTTCTCCACTGCTATCAGAAGGTCGGCCTTGCCTGCGCCGTAGACGCTCTCGACAGGGAGGGTGGATGCCACGTCGTTGAACGCGTCGCGTACCATGTTCCGCAGGAACTTGTTGGTGATCTCGTCAATGCCGGCGCGGTACTTCTGGAACAGGGTGGTGACCTTGTCTGGAGCAACGGCGTAGGTGATGCCCACGTCACCACCGACCTTCATGCCCTCCACAGTCTGGAAGGTGATCGTCTCGTCGCCTGTCCAGGTCTCGGTCTGGGTGAAAGTCGGGAACAGATACAGCTCCTCGTTGATGCCAACCCAGTATTTGCCGGTACCGACCTCCTTGAGCTCGACGCCCTTTTCCGATCCGTACAGATTGACGATCACCCCGACGTTGCCGGCAGGGACTTTCGAGCAGCCGCTGAGGACGGCGAGCAGGCACAGCGATGCAGCAGCGAGTAAACGCTTCATTGGTCTTCCTCTTGGGTGGTTGCCGCAGGTGCGCGGCGCTTGGTGAGCAGGTAATAGGCGAGGGTGATCGACCAGATCAGCCAGATGGCGATCAGTGCCAGGCCGATGATCACCAGAATGTCGGATTTGCCGCTGATCAGGGCGGGTGCAATAAAGCGCAGAACCGCCAGCGAGAAAGCGAAGTACATGGCTGTGTAGGTCAGCACCAGCAGCAGCCTCAAGGTTGAAATTTGTTGGTTCATCAGTTCTCCAGGGCGAACGAGGGCCCGCCGCGATTGTTGGCTTTCGCAAAATCTGTGATGGATCAGGTCAGGCGGGGAGCGTTACGCCACCGCCAGGGCGCACTCGGCGCGCCGGTAGATGCGGGTTTCAGCGATCTTTCGCTCGCCGGAGCGGCGAACACGGGTGAACTCGTCGGCGCTGGCGATGGAATGGCCTACAAGGATGGCGCACAGGGCGATGATCGCCGGGCTGATGATCCCGCGCTTGAATCCCTCTGCGACCAGCGCAGCTCGGCGAGTAACGCCCCACTTCGTGCCCAGGGCGATCAGGCGCTTCTTCACGCCGTCCTCACTGATACCAAGGGCGCGAGCAGCCTCTTTACCCGAAGCGCCACCAGCAATTGCCAGCAAGCACTCCAGCTCTCGTGGGGCGGCGCCATGGCCTAGAAGGCCCTGCCAGTTGCCTACGGTGATCGAGGTTGCCGTTGTCATCGCTGATGCTCCACCCATGACTTGATGCATATAAAGTTACCTACAGGTTACCTTTTCGGTCAACACCTTTAGGTAAATTTTTCTCCGGGCGAAAAAAAACCGCCAAACGGCGGCTTTCTTGAGGCAGTCATGGTTACCTGGCGAACATTCCCCACCAGAACACATGACCGATTAGGGTAAGGGCTTGGGCCTGGACATCATCGAACGTGTAGTCCTCGTCCGGGTACTCATCACGGTTGAAGCTTCGGAGCCTGATGCCCATTGGGGTGCGATAAACCTGCTTAATCCTAAGCTGGCCATTGTGATTGATAGCGTAGATGTCGCCATCAATTATGTCGCCAAAAGAGTTTTTTGCTACGTCCACGCCTACGGTGGCTCCATCTCTTAGCACCGGAAGCATACTGTTCCCGCGCACCGTGACGCACCTGGCGGAATTGAACTGAACTCCGTTTTTTCGGAGGCTGCGCTTTCCGAATCTCAGGGTCGAGCCCTCGGTTTGCTCAATTGCGAATCGACCGGAGCCAGCTGCCAGCTCAACCTCGTGTAGATATGGGACGACCACCTCATCATCTTCGATCGGAGATTCGTCATCCCATATCGAGAGATCCGTCATCTCAGGGTGCTCAGCAACCTGGGCGACCTCTCGACGGTGGTGATCATTGGTAACGCAAGCCACGTCGAGCCAGAACCGCGGAAGATCAAGCCTGTCCTCAATATCTCTGGCCAGTGCTTCTCCAACCCTTTTTCGATGCTCAGGTTTTCCAGACAGGCAGCGGGAGAGGTAGCTCGGGGCTCGCTCAATTGCCTCAGCTAACCCTGCGATGCGGCCGTTGAAGCGCTCGGTTACGAGCTCTCTAAGGTTCTGGCGGCGTATTTC
Protein-coding regions in this window:
- a CDS encoding Arc family DNA-binding protein; protein product: MAFEYDSRTADKFVVRLPDGMRDQVAAAADADDRLMNSLIVTAIRNELDGRARANALLDALAQAAEAKGVPHANA
- a CDS encoding DUF1566 domain-containing protein, whose translation is MEQQSPLIAIGAINFNLSLPTPDLAQETIADFAAALAAQPAGTKLTPPAIGEYWPGQGGIYGGLRLYPEGLCHLIFAAQDVGKHAYGEYGTEVEAANQIDGRANTAILVNRDGSHPAADAAYTFTCDGHNDFYLPAIGELHHSYLYLPDSFEKAWYVSSSQRSAHNAYFVDFEGGWLYDSHKSNEFLVRPVRRILQ
- a CDS encoding SPFH domain-containing protein, producing the protein MKRLLAAASLCLLAVLSGCSKVPAGNVGVIVNLYGSEKGVELKEVGTGKYWVGINEELYLFPTFTQTETWTGDETITFQTVEGMKVGGDVGITYAVAPDKVTTLFQKYRAGIDEITNKFLRNMVRDAFNDVASTLPVESVYGAGKADLLIAVEKRVRAQVEPIGINLERIYYASDLALPPQVTASLNAKIQATQMAEQRRNEVAQAKAEADKERARAQGEADAKLLIAKADAQAIEVRAQALRANPDVVTLNAVEKWDGKLPTYTGGQAPLPFIGIK
- a CDS encoding LuxR C-terminal-related transcriptional regulator encodes the protein MTTATSITVGNWQGLLGHGAAPRELECLLAIAGGASGKEAARALGISEDGVKKRLIALGTKWGVTRRAALVAEGFKRGIISPAIIALCAILVGHSIASADEFTRVRRSGERKIAETRIYRRAECALAVA
- a CDS encoding S24 family peptidase; its protein translation is MDIYEIRRQNLRELVTERFNGRIAGLAEAIERAPSYLSRCLSGKPEHRKRVGEALARDIEDRLDLPRFWLDVACVTNDHHRREVAQVAEHPEMTDLSIWDDESPIEDDEVVVPYLHEVELAAGSGRFAIEQTEGSTLRFGKRSLRKNGVQFNSARCVTVRGNSMLPVLRDGATVGVDVAKNSFGDIIDGDIYAINHNGQLRIKQVYRTPMGIRLRSFNRDEYPDEDYTFDDVQAQALTLIGHVFWWGMFAR